From Saccharibacillus brassicae:
GGGACTGGTCGCCCTGATCGTTGTGATCCATCATTTTAACTCGAAAGGGTTCGATTTGGACGGCAGCCGGTACACTTCGCAATCCGTACAGGGCGATACGGCCTTTTATCAAGCCCGTTTCAAGCCTCCGATTGAAGTCCGCCGCGATTCGTCGGGCCGGGAGATCCGGATCAAGGACCAGACGTACCGAATCACGGAGGGAACCTATTCGGGTTCGGAAGCAGGCGTGGATCTTGTGTACACGGTGGCTTATCCGAACGGCAGCAGCCGGCAGGCCGCCGTATGGAACGGTTTTCTCGTGAATCTCGACGGCCGCGGCGAACCGATCATCATGACGGTATCGGCTTCTTCAACCGACAAGCCGTCCGACGCGAACGGCCGCTCCGCCTATACGGCCGCCCAGCTCGTTGCGGCCGCTTACCCGCAGTTCCATGAGAAGCCCGGCAATCCGGCGATTTTCGTCGCGCTGCTGCTGTTGGCGGCTTTCGGCGGGTGCTTGTCGCGCTACCGACGGTTTCAGGACTTCCTGTTCAAGCTGCGCGGCAGCGGACTCTGGGTCCGTGATCCCGAACCGAGCGAGTTTTATTACGCCATGAGCCGCTTCGGCGGGATGGCGATCCTGGTCGGGGCATTGTTCGCTTCGCTGTTTCAACTTTAGTTCCATAATAATGATTATGTAAAAAAGTTTAACACTAAACAGATCAAGGCAGCCCGGAAGCAGCAACCGGACTGCCTTTTTTTATAACACCCCGGCATTAAAGCCCTGAATCGCGGTCAGCACTTCGCCGGGACGGGAAGCCATGAAATCGGGCGACATCCGGCGCATCGATTCCAGCGAATCGTACCCCCAAGCGGCCGACACCATATTCACGCCGGTTCGGTGGCCCGCTTTGATATCGCGCAGCTCATCCCCGATATACAGCACTTCTTCCGGCTTGAGATCGTTGCGCTTGAGAAAAGTGTTGATCGCCCGGTGTTTGCCGAACAGGCTGCGCGAAGAACGGATCTGCTCGAATTGGTCGATGCCCTGATGCTGGAGAAAAGCCCGGATATTGCGTTCCAGGTTGGAAGAAATGATGCTGAGCGGATAGCCCTGGGCATGCAGCTGTTCGATCAGGTCGCCGATTCCCGGCTTGACTTCCAGCTCTTCGAGGCCGCGATGGTATCCCCACAAAATATTCAAGCCGAGTGCCGGCATCCGGTACAGCGGAATACCGAGCGCTTTGCGCCGCTGGCTGATGGATCGGCCGGCAAAAGGACCTTTGTCGTCGTCGCGGATCGGCCGATAGCCGTGCTTTTTGGCGGCCCGGTTATAGATTTTGCTGATCAGCGGCCGCGAATTGACGATCGTGCCGTCAAAGTCGAAGATGATATGTCGAATCATGATCCATGGCCTCCTTGCATGCCGGGTGTTATGGCGATCGGCCCGGCTGCTTACTCTCTTCTTGTATTACATGCAAAAAAGGGAGCTGAAACAAAAAGATCCCCTTTCTTGCGAACGATTCCGTTTTTCCTACAACGGCGTTTCTCTCAGCCAATCGGACAGATGATCCGTAAATTTCGCCAGCAGCGCCGAACGGTAGCGCTGCTTGTTCGTGACGCTATAGACGAAGCGATTGAGGCCGATGCCCGGGATATTCCTCATCTGGAGCAGGCCGCGTTCGATCTCGTCCTTCACCGCCAGGCGGGACACGAAAGAGACATGCTCGCCGAGCCGCACGGTCTGCTTGATCGCTTCCAGCGAATCGAATTCAAGGTACGACGGCAGACGCCGCGAATGGGTCTCCAGCCATTTCTCGGTCAGGCGCCGGGTACTCGATTCCATCCCGTGCATGACGAAGTAAGACGAAGCGATCTGCTCCGGCGTCGGCTCGGCCACTCCGGCAAGCTTGTGCGAAGGCGCGAAAATAAGCACGAGTTCGTCCCGGCAGATCGGTTCGGCGAGCAGTTCCGGCGATTCCAGCGAGTCGGTCGACGCGATGCCGAGATCGATCTCGTGGCGCTCCAGCATGTCCCGGACAGCGGGCGCGGTCTTGACCGACAGCGACACCTGCACGCCCGGATGGACACGCGCGAAGCGGTGCAGCACGCCGGGCAAAATATAGGTGGCGGGTACGTAACTGGCGCCGATCCGCAGGCTGCCTTTGCGCAGCGTGTCGAACTCGCTTACCGCGCGCTGCGCTTCGCCGGCCAGCGCGCCGATCTTGACCGCGTAATGCTGAAGCGCGCAGCCGGCGTCCGTCAGCACGATTTTGCCCATCCGGGTCTCGAACAGCTTGACGCCGAAGTCTTTCTCCATGTTTTTCATGTGAAAAGTGACGGTCGGCTGCTTCAGGTTCAAAATTTCCGCCACCGTCGTGATCTTGTTATGTTTTTCGAGCAGCTCCACGATCTTCAGTTTGGTCAGATTCAAGTTCATCGTTCGTTGACCTTCCTTCCCTTGCGGGCCTCTCGCGCACCCTTACTATCAGTAAAATCTATGAATATTAACAGAATTCATTGGAAAAATTAATTCTGTGTTGATTTTCCGTTAATACGGGCTGCGAACAAGGACGTTAAACTGAATTTGTAAGCAGCGATGACGCTGACAGTTGACTGAAGCAGGGAAGGAATGGCCATGGACTTATACATTGAAGGATTGAGCAAAACGTTCGGATCGACCGCGGCGCTGCATCCGACGGACCTAACCGTCAAAGCCGGCACGTTCACGACGCTGCTTGGCCCGTCCGGGTGCGGCAAGACGACGCTGCTGCGCATGATCGCGGGTCTGGAGACGCCGGATACCGGCACGATCTCGATCGGCGGCGACTCGCTGTTCGACGCTTCGCGCAAACGCAGCGTACCGGCGCACAAACGCGGGTTCGGCATGGTATTTCAGGATTTCGCGCTCTGGCCGCATATGACCGTGTTCGAGAACGTCGCTTTCGGTCTGCGCACAAGCCGCCGGACACAAGATTTGCAGGGCACCGTCACCCGGGCGCTGGACAAAGTGCAGCTCGGCGCGATGAAAGACCGCTATCCGCATCAGCTCTCCGGCGGACAGCAGCAGCGGGTCGCTTTTGCCCGGGCGGTCGCGGTCGAGCCCAAGCTCGTCCTGTTCGACGAACCGCTCAGCGCGCTGGATGCTGCGCTGCGCGAAGAGATGCGGGTCGAGATGCTGTCGCTCGTCCGGGATCTGGGCCTGACGGCTCTGTACGTGACGCACGACCAGATCGAAGCGATGTCGATGTCCGACGAGATCGTCGTCATGCAGGGCGGGCGGGTGCTGCAGCGGGGCACGCCCGAAGAGATTTACGCGAAGCCGTCGGACCCGTTCGTGGCCCGCTTTATCGGCCGCTCGAATTGGATCGCCCCTTCTTCCGCTCCGGCAGACGCCGCGCAGGCTGCCGACGATCCCGATTCGACTCTTGACCCGAACCCGGATTCGAACAATCTCCGCCCGGAACCGCCCGGCACGCTCGCGATGTTCCGTCCCGAACATCTGCGCTGGGAACCGCTCGGCGAAGGAAACTGCGACGCCTACGAAGTCGAGATCTTGCAATCCAGCTACATGGGCGACCGCTACGAAGTGCATGTGCAGGCCGACGGTCAGCCGGAGCGCTGGACCGCTTACCATGACTGCCGCATCCCGGCGGGCAGCCGTATGACGGTCTATCTCCCCCGCAAGAAATTGCATCGCCTGAACGTTGTGCCGCACGCTTAACCTGTCGTTTGCCCGCTTTCTTTTATACTTAAATCAGATTTCCCAGGAGGAATACTTATGTGGAACCGTACTTTTACCGTAAAAAGCAAACTCGCCCGTACCGCCCCGATCGCGCTGACGCTCGCTTTCGGCATGGCTCTGACCGCCTGCGGCAGCGCAGGCAGCTCGACGCCGACCGCCGCCGCCGACCCGGCCGCCGCTGCCGGAAGCACGCCGGCCAAGCAGACGCAAAGCGCCGACACCAAGCTTACCGTCTACACCGCCGGTCCCGAAGGACTGGCCAACAAGATCATTGAAGGCTACGAAGCCGAAAGCGGCGTAGACGTGGAAGTGTTCCAGGGCACGACCGGCAAAATTCTGGCCCGCCTCGAAGCGGAGAAAAGCAATCCCGCGGCCGACGTCGTCATCCTCGCGTCTCTTCCGGCTGCACAGGGACTCAAAGCCGACGGATTGACTCTGCCGTATCCGGACGCGAAAAACGCGGATAAGCTCAATCCCGACTGGTCGGATGCGGACGGCCATTACTTCAGCGCCAGCGCTTCCGCTCTCGGTATCGCCTACAACACCAAGTTGATCACGACGCCGCCGAAGTCCTGGTCGGATCTGAGCAAGCCGGAATACAAAGACCAGGTGAATATTCCCGATCCTTCCCTGTCCGGTTCGGCGCTCGACTTCATGACCGGTTACCTGAACGCGAACGGGGATGCGGGCTGGTCGCTGTTCGAGAGCTACAAAGCGAACGGCGTAACGCTTGCCGGCGCGAACAAGGAAGCGCTCGACCCGGTCATCACGGGCGCCAAAGGCATCGTCGCTTCGGCTGTCGATTACATGACGTACAGCGCCAAAGCCAAAGGCGAGCCGATCGATATCGTCTATCCGAGCGAAGGTACCGTGATCAGCCCGAGACCGGCCGCCATCCTCAATACGACCGAACACGAAGCCAACGCCCAAGCTTTTATCGACTATCTGCTGTCCGACGAAGCGCAGCATCTCGTATCCGACGCCTACCTCATGCCGGGACGTACCGACATCAAAGCCGAAAACCGGGCCAATCTCGACGAAATTCCGCAGCTGAAGGTAGACTGGGACTGGATGAACGAGAACGGAGCCGACGTGACGGAACGGTTCCTGAAGCTGTTCAAGTAAGATGAACCTTTCTCCGACGCCAAAACCGATCCGGAGCGTGTCGGTCCTGCTGGCCCTGTTGGTCCTGACGCTCCTGATCGTGATCCCCCTGATCCAAATCTTTATCCAAAGCGTGTATCGGGACGGGGAGCTGCAGCTTGCAGCTCCCTTCCGTACGATTGCGGACGCCGATTTGGCCAAAGTGATGCTCAATACGGTCTGGCTCGGCCTCTGCGTCATCGTCGGTACGACGCTGCTGGCGCTTCCGCTGGCCTGGATCATGGTCCATACGCCGCTCGGACGCATCCGGGGACTGGAAGTGATTCTGCTCATTCCGTTCATGACGCCGCCGTATATCGGGTCAATGGGCTGGATTCTGTTTATGCAAAAAAACGGCTACCTGGAACAGCTTGTCCCGGCTCTGGGACGTATCGCCCCTTCCTTCTTCAGCTTCGGCGGCATGATCGCGATCATGAGCCTGCATCTGTTCCCGTTTCTGTACCTGCTGCTGCGCGGAGCGCTGGAGCGGATCGGCGGGAGTCTGGAAGAAGCGGCTTCCGTGCTGGGTGCTCCGGCGTGGTACCGGTTTCGCCGCATCGTCGTTCCGCTGCTGCTGTCGTCGTTCGGCATGGGCGCCATGCTGATCTTCGTCAAGACGATCGCGGAGTTCGGCACACCGGCCACGTTCGGCAAGCGGATCGGCTACGACGTCATGACGTCCGAGATCCATCGGTACGTCTCCAGCTGGCCGATCGATTTCGGCAAAGCGACTTCGCTCTCTTCGCTGCTGCTGAGCGTCTGCC
This genomic window contains:
- a CDS encoding ABC transporter substrate-binding protein, yielding MWNRTFTVKSKLARTAPIALTLAFGMALTACGSAGSSTPTAAADPAAAAGSTPAKQTQSADTKLTVYTAGPEGLANKIIEGYEAESGVDVEVFQGTTGKILARLEAEKSNPAADVVILASLPAAQGLKADGLTLPYPDAKNADKLNPDWSDADGHYFSASASALGIAYNTKLITTPPKSWSDLSKPEYKDQVNIPDPSLSGSALDFMTGYLNANGDAGWSLFESYKANGVTLAGANKEALDPVITGAKGIVASAVDYMTYSAKAKGEPIDIVYPSEGTVISPRPAAILNTTEHEANAQAFIDYLLSDEAQHLVSDAYLMPGRTDIKAENRANLDEIPQLKVDWDWMNENGADVTERFLKLFK
- a CDS encoding HAD-IA family hydrolase — encoded protein: MIRHIIFDFDGTIVNSRPLISKIYNRAAKKHGYRPIRDDDKGPFAGRSISQRRKALGIPLYRMPALGLNILWGYHRGLEELEVKPGIGDLIEQLHAQGYPLSIISSNLERNIRAFLQHQGIDQFEQIRSSRSLFGKHRAINTFLKRNDLKPEEVLYIGDELRDIKAGHRTGVNMVSAAWGYDSLESMRRMSPDFMASRPGEVLTAIQGFNAGVL
- a CDS encoding ABC transporter ATP-binding protein; its protein translation is MAMDLYIEGLSKTFGSTAALHPTDLTVKAGTFTTLLGPSGCGKTTLLRMIAGLETPDTGTISIGGDSLFDASRKRSVPAHKRGFGMVFQDFALWPHMTVFENVAFGLRTSRRTQDLQGTVTRALDKVQLGAMKDRYPHQLSGGQQQRVAFARAVAVEPKLVLFDEPLSALDAALREEMRVEMLSLVRDLGLTALYVTHDQIEAMSMSDEIVVMQGGRVLQRGTPEEIYAKPSDPFVARFIGRSNWIAPSSAPADAAQAADDPDSTLDPNPDSNNLRPEPPGTLAMFRPEHLRWEPLGEGNCDAYEVEILQSSYMGDRYEVHVQADGQPERWTAYHDCRIPAGSRMTVYLPRKKLHRLNVVPHA
- a CDS encoding LysR substrate-binding domain-containing protein translates to MNLNLTKLKIVELLEKHNKITTVAEILNLKQPTVTFHMKNMEKDFGVKLFETRMGKIVLTDAGCALQHYAVKIGALAGEAQRAVSEFDTLRKGSLRIGASYVPATYILPGVLHRFARVHPGVQVSLSVKTAPAVRDMLERHEIDLGIASTDSLESPELLAEPICRDELVLIFAPSHKLAGVAEPTPEQIASSYFVMHGMESSTRRLTEKWLETHSRRLPSYLEFDSLEAIKQTVRLGEHVSFVSRLAVKDEIERGLLQMRNIPGIGLNRFVYSVTNKQRYRSALLAKFTDHLSDWLRETPL